From Salinicola endophyticus:
CTTGCCACGGCGCGCGAGCGCGGCGCGGTGGGGGCGGTGGTCGCCCACCCGGTGGCCGACCCACTGGCGCAGATCGTGGTGCCGGATACCCGCCTGGCGCTGGGGTTGCTGGCGCGCGCGCACCGTCTGTCTTGGGCGGGCGAGCTGGTGGCGGTCACCGGCAACAGCGGCAAGACCACGGTCAAGGAGCTGCTCGCGGCGATTCTCTCCCGACGCGCCCCGACCCTGGCCACCCGCGGCAATCTCAACAATGACATCGGCGCGCCGCTGACCCTGCTCGGGCTGCGCGCGAATCATCGCTACGCCGCGGTGGAACTGGGTGCCAACCATCTCGGTGAGATCGCCTGGACCACGGCGCTGGCCCGGCCGCAGGTGGCGATCATCACCAACGTCACCGGCGCGCATGTGGGCGAGTTCGGCGGCATGGGTCAGATCGCCCAGGCCAAGGGCGAGATCCTCGCTGGCCTGGGCAGCGAAGGCGTCGCCGTGCTCGACCGCCAGCAGCACTATTTTCCGGTATGGCGGGCGCTGGCGGGCAGCGCTCGCGTGCTCGACATCGCCATCGACGCCCCGGCCGCCGTCACCGCCCACGATCTGGTCTGTGATGACGCCGGGCGGTATGCTTTCACGCTCTCGCTGCCGGACGCCCCGGCGCTGACGGTAAAGCTGGTGCTGATCGGGCGCCACAACGTACGCAATGCGCTGGTGGCCGCAGCGGCGGCCCACGCGCTGGGTTTTGCGCCGGACGAGATCGTCGCCGGGCTCGTCGCCACCACCGCGCTGAGCGGGCGCATGCAGGTGGTGGCGGGCGTGCGCGGCAGCCGTCTGATCGACGACAGCTACAATGCCAACCCCGGCGCCATGCGCGCCGCGCTGGAGACCCTGGCGACCCTGCCGGCACCGCGCTGGTGCTTCCTCGGCGCGATGGGGGAGATGGGGGCGGCGTCGGCCGCGCTGCACGCCGAGGTGGGACGCACCGCGCGCGATCTCGGTATCGATTGTCTGGGCACGTTCGGGGAACCGGCACGTGCTGCAGCCGAGGCCTTCGGTGACGAAGGCCACCATTTCGACGACTGGGCGGCGCTCGAACGCTTCGCCCGTGATCAGTTGCCTTCCCACGCCAGCGTACTGGTCAAGGGATCGCGCAGTGCCGGCATGGAACGACTCGTGACCGCGCTGCGTGACGACGCCTCAAGGTGAATTGGACTCATGCTGCTTTTTCTGGCTGAACTGCTGACGCATTTTCAAAGTGCCTTCAACGTCTTCGGATATCTTACCCTGCGCATCATCCTGGGGACGCTGACGGCGCTCTTCCTGAGCCTGTGGATGGGGCCGCAGATGATCAAGCGTCTGGTCGAGCGCCAGATCGGTCAGGCGGTACGCGACGACGGCCCGCAGTCGCACCTCTCCAAGGCCGGCACGCCGACCATGGGCGGCGCGCTGATACTGATCTCGATTGCCGTGAGCACCCTGCTGTGGGGCGATCTGACCAACCATTACGTGTGGCTGGTACTGGCGGTCACGCTGGGCTTCGGCGCGATCGGCTGGGTCGATGACTTCCGTAAGGTGGTGGAGAAGAATCCGCGCGGCCTGCCGGCACGCTGGAAGTACTTCTGGCAGTCGGTGATCGGCCTCGGCGCGGCGCTGGTGCTCTACTTCACCGCCGCCAGCCCGGTCGAGATCAGCCTGATCGTGCCGCTGTTCAAGGATGTGGTGATTCCCCTCGGCGGCTTCTTCGTGGTGCTCAGCTATCTGGTCATCGTCGGCAGCTCCAACGCGGTCAACCTGACCGATGGGCTCGATGGCCTGGCGATCATGCCCACCGTGCTGGTGTCGATGGGGCTGGCGGTGTTCGCCTACGCCAGCGGCAATGCGGTGTTCGCCCACTACTTACACATCCCCGAGGTACCCGGCGCCGGCGAACTGGCGGTCTTCTGCGGCACCATCGCCGGGGCCGGGCTCGGCTTTCTGTGGTTCAACACCTATCCGGCACAGGTGTTCATGGGGGACGTCGGCGCGCTGGCGCTGGGAGCCGCGCTGGGCGTGGTCGCGGTGATCGTGCGTCAGGAGATCGTGCTGTTCATCATGGGCGGGGTATTCGTGATGGAGACGGTCTCGGTGATCCTGCAGGTGGGCTCCTACAAGCTGACCGGACGGCGCATCTTCCGTATGGCGCCGCTGCATCACCATTTCGAACTCAAGGGATGGCCCGAACCGCGCGTCATCGTGCGCTTCTGGATCGTCACCGTGATGCTGGTCCTGCTGGGGCTGGCGACACTCAAGCTGCGCTGATCCCATGAGCTCGATATCGCAGCGTGGCAACGACCTGCCGGCCGGCCCGCGTCTGGTGGTGGGCCTGGGTATCTCCGGGCGTGCTATCGCGCGCTTTCTGCGCGCGCGGGGCGAAGCCTTCGTCATGGCGGATACGCGTAGCGCACCGCCGGGCCTGGAAGCCTTCCGCGCCGACTTCCCCGAGGTGTCGCTGCATCTGGGCGCCCTCGAGGCGCTGGATCTGGACGCCTTCAGCGAGATCGCGGTGAGTCCGGGGGTGGATACCGTCGGCGCCGGGCTTGCGCCCTACGGGCACAAGCTGGTGGGTGAGATCGGGCTGTTCCGGCGTTACTGCCAGGCGCCGCTGGTGGCGATCACCGGCTCCAATGCCAAGTCCACGGTGACCACGCTGGTGGGAGAGATGGCACAGCAGGCGGGGCTCGATGTCGCCGTGGGTGGCAATCTCGGCGAAGCGGCGCTGGATCTGCTGCTCGACCGGCCCGAGGCGGCCTGGTTCGTGCTCGAGCTGTCGAGTTTTCAGCTTGAAAGCCTGGAGACGCTGGATGCGGCCTGTGCGGCTTTTCTCAATCTCTCCGAGGATCATCTCGACCGCCATGGTGACATGGCCGGCTATCGCGCCGCCAAGGCGCGTATCTTCCGCGGCGCCGAGCGGGCGGTGGTCAATGCCGAAGATAGCGCCACCTGGCCCGACGACCCGCAGCTGCCCTGCGTGCGCTTCACCCGCTCCGCGCCCGCCGGCGCCGACGAGTGGGGGGTGGCGGTGCCCGCCGGTGCCGACGCGCCCTGGCTGTGTCGCGGCGCCGAGGGGCTGATGCCGGTCTCCGAGCTGGCCATGGCGGGGCGCCACAATCAGGCCAACGCGCTGGCGGCAGCGGCCATCGGTGAGGCGATGGGGCTGCCGTGGGCGGCGATGCGTCAGGTACTGACGCGTTTCGCCGGGCTGCCACATCGCGGAGAGGTGGTGGTCGAGCGCCACGGCGTGCGTTGGATCAATGACTCCAAGGGCACCAACGTGGGCGCGACCCTGGCCGCCATCGCCGGCGTCGGCGAAGGGCTCACCGGGCGCTTGGTATGGCTTGGCGGGGGCGTGGGCAAGGGCGCCGATTTCACCCCGCTGGCACCGCCGCTGGCGCGCCACGCGCGCGAGGCGGTGGTCTTCGGCCAGGATGCCGAGCGCCTGGCCGCGGCGCTGGCCGGGCACCTGCCGGTGACTCGGGTCGAGACCCTGGCCGAGGCGATGCGTCGCGCTGCCGCCATCGCCGAGCCCGGCGACTGCGTGCTGTTGTCACCGGCCTGCGCCAGTCTCGATCAGTTCCCCAACTATCTGGCGCGCGGCGCGGCGTTCCGCGAGATTCTGGCGCAAGGGCAGGAAGCCACATGTTGAAAGGGCTGGAACAACGCTTTACCACCCGCCATCAATCCTTCGATGGCTGGCTGCTGCTATCGGCATTGGCGCTGATGCTGATCGGCTGGGTCATGGTCACCTCGGCGTCCACCGAGATCGCCGCCAGTCTCACCGGCAATCCCTACTATTTCAGTATTCGCCACGGCATCTTCGTGCTCGCGGCGATCGGGGTCGGGCTGCTGGCGGTGCGTCTGCCGCTGTGGTGGTGGCGTGAGAAGGGGCCGATGCTGCTGATTATGGGGTTGGTGCTGCTGGTGCTGGTACTGCTGGTGGGGCGCGAGATCAACGGCAGCCGGCGCTGGATTCCGCTGGGCATCGTCAACGTCCAGGCCTCCGAGGTCGCCAAGCTGTTCATGATCGTCTATGTCGCCGGCTACCTCGAGCGCTTCCTGCCCGAGGTACGACGCACCTGGGGCGCCTTTATGCGGCCGCTAGCGGTGATGGCGCTGATCGGCTTTCTGCTGATTCTGGAACCGGATTACGGCGCCGTGGTGGTGATGACCGGCTGCGTGATGGGCATGTTGCTGCTCTCGGGCGCGCCGCTGTGGCGCTTTCTGCTGATCCTGATCGTGGTCGGCTCGGGCGCGGTGATGCTGGCCGTGGCCGAGCCCTATCGCCTGCAGCGTATCACCAGCTTCGCCAATCCCTGGGCGGACCAGTACAACACCGGCTATCAGCTGACCCAGGCGCTGATCGCCTTCGGGCGTGGACACTGGTTGGGTCTGGGACTGGGCAATAGCGTGCAGAAGCTCTTCTATCTGCCCGAGGCGCACACCGACTTCGTGTTCGCGGTGTTGGCCGAGGAGCTGGGGCTGTTCGGGGCGGTGGGGGTGATCCTGCTGTTCGCCCTGCTGGTGTTCCGCGCCTTTCGCATCGGGCGCAAGGCGGAGCTGGCGCGGATGCCGTTCGCCGCTTACCTGTGCTACGGCATCGCGCTGGTGATCGGCGCCCAGGCCTTCATCAATATCTCGGTAAGTTCGGGCATGCTGCCGACCAAGGGGCTGACGCTGCCGCTACTGAGCTACGGCGGCTCGAGCCTGATCGTCAGCGGCATCATGGTGGCGATGCTGTTCCGGGTCGACGCCGAAGTGCGGCGCAGCCAGCGGCGTGCTGCGGCGGCGGCGCAGGAGCCGCCGCCGGGATCCGTGTCGCGGCAGTCGCAGGGGAGCGAGACATGAGCCAACTCGAGCGCGTCCTGATCATGGCCGGCGGTACCGGCGGCCACGTGGTGCCGGCGCTGTCGCTGTCGCGGGCGCTGGTCCAGCGCGGCGTCACGGTGGAGTGGCTGGGCAGCCCGCGTGGCATCGAGAATCGGTTGGTGCCGGCGGCCGGACTGGTGCTGCACCAGATCGACGTGGCTGGCCTGCGCGGCAACGGTCTGGCTGGCTGGCTGGCGATCCCGTGGCGCCTGAGCCGCGCCGTGGCGCAGGCGCGGCGCGTGATCCAGCGCTTCGACCCGCAGCTGGTGATCGGGCTGGGTGGCTTCGCCAGCGGCCCCGGCGGGCTTGCCGCGCGGCTCTGCGGTAAGCCGCTGCTGGTGCATGAGCAGAACGCGGTGGCCGGGCTGACCAATCGCGCCCTGTCGCGCCTGGCGACGCGCACCTACGCCGCCTTCCCGGGTGCCTTTCCGGCTGCGCGTGCCGAGGTGGTGGGCAATCCGGTGCGCGAAGAGATCGCGCGCCTGGGCGAGTCGCCGCGGGCAGCGGGGGGGATGGCCGAGCGTCCGCTGCGGCTGCTGGTGCTGGGCGGCTCGCTGGGGGCGCAGGCGCTCAACGAGCGCCTGCCCGAGGCGCTGGCGGCGCTACCTGCCGAGACCCGCCCGGCGGTACGCCATCAGGCCGGTCGCGACAAGGAGTCCGCCACCCAGCTGGGTTACCGCGAGGCCGGGGTGGCCGCCGAGGTGAGTGACTTCATCGATGACATGGCCGAGGCCTATGCCTGGGCCGACCTGATCGTCTGTCGTGCCGGCGCGCTGACGATCGCCGAACTGAGCGCGGCGGCCAAGCCGTCGCTGCTGGTGCCGTTCCCCCATGCGGTGGACGATCACCAGACACAAAATGCGCGCCATCTGGTCGCGGCCGGTGGCGCCGAACTGATACAGCAGAGCGAGTTGACGCCGCAGCGGCTGACGCAGGCGCTCGACGCGCTGCTGCGCCCCGACGTGCTCGCCCAGATGGCGATCCAGGCGCGCCGGGTGGCTCATCTGGACGCCGTCGAGCGCATGCTCGAGGGCTGCATGGAGGTGGCAAGTGAGCGATAGCATCGAGAATCGCCCCGTACGCTCGCATCTGGGGATGCGGCGGATCCGCGGGATTCATTTCGTCGGTATCGGCGGTGCCGGCATGTGCGGCATCGCCGAGGTGCTGGCCAACGAGGGTTATACCGTCAGCGGCAGCGATCTGCGCGAGTCGACGGTCACCCAGCATCTGCGCGAATGCGGCATCCGCGTGGCGATCGGGCATGCCGAGGTCAATGCCGAGGGCGCCGACGTGGTGGTGGTCTCCACCGCGGTGGACGCCAGCAATCCGGAGATCGCCTGGGCCCGGGAGCATCGCGTGCCGGTGGTACGGCGCGCCGAGATGCTGGCCGAACTGATGCGCTTTCGCCACGGCATCGCGGTCGCTGGCACTCACGGCAAGACGACCACCACCAGTCTGCTGTCGACACTGCTGGGCGAGGCGGGGCTCGATCCGACCTTCGTCATCGGTGGCAAGCTGACCAGTGCCGGCACCAATGCGCGCCTCGGCGCCGGCGAGTTCCTGGTCGCCGAGGCCGACGAGTCGGATGCTTCCTTTCTGCATCTGCAGCCGATGACCGCCATCGTCACCAATATCGATGCCGACCACATGGCGACCTACGATGGTGACTTCTCGCGCTTGAAGAACACCTTCATCGAGTTCCTGCACAACCTGCCGTTCTACGGCCGTGCGGTGCTGTGCATCGATGACGACAACGTGCGTGAGCTGCTGCCGCGGGTGCAGCGCCACTTCGTCACCTATGGCTTCAGCGAGGACGCCGACTTTCGCGTCAGCGAGTTCTGGCAGGAGGCGGGGGAAATCGGCTTCGTCGCGGTGCGCCCCGAGGGGCATGCCGATCTGCGCATCCGGTTGGCGATGCCGGGAGCGCACAATGCGCTCAACGCGCTGGCGGCGATCGCCGTGGCCACCGATGCCGGCGTCGCCGACGCCGATATCGTCGCCGGCATGGCCTCCTTCGGCGGCGTCGGCCGGCGCTTCCAGGTGCATGGTCACTATCCGCTCAAGCGCGGTGGCGAGGTGATGCTGGTGGATGACTACGGCCACCATCCGCGCGAGGTCGAGATGGTGATCCGCGCGGTGCGTGCCGGCTGGCCGGAGCGCCGTCTGGTGATGGTCTACCAGCCGCACCGCTATAGCCGTACCCGGGATCTCTACGAAGACTTCGTGCGCGTGCTCTCGGGGGTCGATACGCTGCTGTTGCTGGATGTCTACAGCGCTGGCGAGGCGCCCATTCCCGGTGCCGAAGGCAAGATGCTGGCCGGCTCGATCCGCCAGCGCGGTCTGGTCGACCCGATGTTCGTCGAGGACAAGGCCGCGTTGCCCGATATGCTCTCCCATGTGTTGCGTCCTGACGACATCCTGATCACCCAGGGCGCCGGCGACGTCGGTGGCATCGCGCTCAAGCTGGCTGGTAGCGGTCTCGATCTCGACGAGGTGACGCTTTGAGCCCCAGCTCGACCCACCTGGCGAGCCTCGTGCGGAGGCGTCAGCGATGAACGCCAATGCGCGGGGTGCGCTGATCGGCGTGCTGATGATCTTCGTGCTGCTCGGCGCCGGGGGGCGCGCGCTGTGGCTGTGGCTGGACAAGCCGATCGCCCGGGTCTCGATCAGCGGCGATCTCGAGTACGTCAGTGCCAGTTACCTGCAGCAGCAGCTGGCACCGCTGATACGCGGCCATACCTGGCTCTCCATCGATCTGCCTGCGCTGCGTGACCAGGCACGTCGGATCCAGTGGCTGCGCGAGGTCAAGGTCACCCGCGAGTGGCCCAATGCGCTGCGTTTCGAGCTCTATGAGCAGGATCCGGTGGCACGCTGGAATGACGATGCGCTGCTCAACAGTCGTGGCCAGCCGTTCCTGCCCGGCCCGATCGACGATTTCGGCCGGCGGCTGCCCGATCTCGGTGGTCCCGAGGGGAGCGGGCGCGAAGTGCTGGCTTATTACGACTCGCTGCGGCGCACGCTCTCCGATCTCGGGCTCGATGTCACCCAGCTGCGACTGGAAGCGCGTGGGGCCTGGCGCTTCCAGGTCAATGACAATGTCTGGGTCATTCTCGGGCGCAGTGATCTCGACGCCCGGCTGGCGCGTTTCATCGCAGCCTGGCAGCGCCAGTTGGGGGCGCAGGCGTCGCAGATTCGCTACATCGATCTGCGCTATCCCAATGGCGTGGCGGTGGCCTGGCATGGGGAGACCGACACCAGTGCCGGAGCCAACTAGCGTGGCGGGGTGATGCCGGTGTGGTCATTGGCGACCTGGCTTCCCCCATTGATTACGGTTCTGCGACTCGTGTCGAGAGACGCTGCAAGATGTCCACCGGCGTTGCCATCTCGCTACACTTGCGGCAAAAAAAGCGGCCCTTGGCGTGACGATTTCCCTTTTGTAGAAAAAGGGCTTACTGTGGCTTTTGTTTCAGCGATGGGCTGGTGAAAAAGGCTCGCTTGTTTCTATAATAAGCCAGGATCTTTATTGGCCCATTTTTGACGGGTTTTATCGGTGTTTGAGGAGCGATCCCGACCTATGGCAGGACAATCCAACGCTTCCAATATGGTGGTCGGGCTGGATATCGGAACATCCAAGGTGGTCGCCATCGTGGGGCAACCGACCGACGATGGTGGGTTGGAAATCGCCGGGATTGGTTCGCATCCTTCGCGTGGCATGAAGAAGGGTGTGGTGATCAACATCGAGTCGACCGTGCAGTCGATTCAGCGTGCCGTCGAGGAAGCCGAGCTGATGGCCGGCTGTGACATCCATTCCGTCTATGTCGGTATCGCCGGCAGCCACATCAGTTCGATGAACTCCGATGGCGTGGTCGCCATCAAGGAGCGTGAGGTCGGCCCGAGTGACATCGAGCGGGTGATCGACTCCGCCCGTGCGCGTGCCATCTCCGAAGGCCAGCGCGTGTTGCACGTCATCCCGCAGGAGTTCGCGATCGATACCCAGGAAGGGATCCGCGAGCCGCTGGGGATGTCCGGTGTGCGTCTGGAAGCGCGTGTGCACCTGGTGACTGCTGCGCTCAATGCGGTCCAGAACATCGAGAAGTGCGTGCGCCGCTGCGGTCTCGAGGTCGACGACATCATTCTCGAGCAGATCGCTTCCAGTCACGCCGTGCTCACCGAAGACGAGCGCGAGCTGGGCGTGTGCATGGTCGACATCGGTGGTGGTACCACCGATATCGCGGTGTTCACCGAAGGGGCGATTCGCCACACGGCGGTGATCCCGATCGCCGGCGACCAGGTTACCAACGATATCGCCATGGCCCTGCGCACGCCGACCCAGTATGCCGAAGACATCAAGGTCAAGTACGCCTGCGCGCTGACCCAACTGGCCAGCAGCGACGAGATGATCAAGGTGCCGAGCGTCGGCGATCGCCCCTCGCGCGACCTGTCGCGCCAGGCCCTGGCCGAGGTGGTCGAGCCGCGCTACGAGGAGCTCTTCACGCTGGTGCGCGAGGAGCTCAGGCGCAGTGGCTACGAGGATCTGGTCGCCGCCGGCGTGGTGCTCACCGGTGGCACCTCGCGCATGGAGGGGGTGGTCGAGCTGGCCGAGGAGATCTTCCACATGCCGGTGCGTATCGCCTCCCCGCACAATGTGCGCGGTCTGGCCGACGTGGTGCGCAACCCGATTTATTCGACTGGGGTAGGTTTGCTACTCTACGGCATGCAAGACGCCAAGCACGCTCGCGCAGTATCAGCCCAGCCTCAACGGGAAGAGCTTCTTCCCCGACGCGGAACCAGGGACGAGGTTTCGGCGTTGGCGCGACTCAAAGGCTGGTTTAAAGGAAATTTCTGACAGGCCGCGACGCGGTCTTGGAGACGGGGCAATGTTCGAACTAGTAGATAACGCACCTTCCAGTAGTGCAGTCATCAAAGTCATCGGTGTCGGCGGCGGTGGCGGCAATGCCGTCAACCACATGGTCGAGAGCAACATCGAGGGCGTCGAGTTCATCTGCGCCAACACCGATGCCCAGGCGCTCAAGCGCGTGGCGGCCAAGACCGTACTTCAGCTGGGTGGCGAGATCACCAAGGGCCTGGGCGCCGGCGCCAATCCGGAAGTCGGGCGTCAGGCGGCGATGGAAGATCGCGAGCGCATCGCCGAAATGCTGCAGGGTGCCGACATGGTCTTCATCACTGCCGGCATGGGCGGTGGCACGGGTACCGGCGGCGCCCCGGTCGTTGCCCAGGTGGCCAAGGAGCTTGGCATCCTGACCGTGGCGGTGGTCACGCGTCCGTTCCCGTTTGAGGGGCCCAAGCGCATGCGCGCGGCGGAAGAGGGCATGAAGGCGCTCTCCGAATACGTCGACTCGCTGATCACCATCCCCAACGAGAAGCTGCTCTCGGTGCTGGGCAAGAACGCCAGCCTGCTGACCGCGTTCAGCGCCGCCAATGACGTGCTGCTCGGGGCGGTGCAGGGGATCGCCGAGCTGATCACCAGCCCGGGTATCATCAACGTCGACTTCGCCGACGTGCGCACCGTGATGTCCGAGATGGGCATGGCGATGATGGGTACCGGCGCCGCGACCGGTGAGAACCGCGCCCGCGAGGCCGCCGAGAAGGCGATCCGCAGCCCGCTGCTCGAGGACATCGATCTGCACGGCGCCCGCGGTATCCTGGTCAACATCACCGCCGGCCCGGATCTCTCCATCGGTGAGTTCAACGACGTCGGTGCGACCGTGCAGGAGTTCGCCTCCCAGGACGCCACCATTGTCGTGGGTACCTCCATCGATATGGAGATGTCCGACGAGCTGCGCGTGACCGTGGTTGCCGCCGGTCTGGATGCGCAGAAAGAAAAGGCGCTGCCGCGCGAGAGTGCGGCCTCGCGTCCCGAACCGACCGATTACCGCAAGCTGCAGCAGCCCGCCGTGATGCGCCAGCAGGCCGCCCGCGCCGAGCAGGAAGCGGCCGCAGCCAAGAAACAGCAGAGCCAGGAGAAGCGCAAGTCTGCCGAGATGGATGACTATCTCGACATTCCGGCCTTCCTGCGCCGCCAGGCGGACTGAAAACTGAGCGTCACACGACGCTCATCATTCTGTCACGTCGATATGTTTGGTGAAACGGTCGTTCGGTGTTATAGTGAACACCGTTTTCAAACTATTTGACTGTCAGGTCGATGCCGATGATCAAACAACGAACGTTGCAGAACACGATCCGCGCCACTGGCGTGGGCCTCCACTCCGGAGAAAAAGTGTATCTGACGCTGCGTCCCGCGGCGCCCAATACGGGCATCGTGTTCGTGCGCACCGATCTCGACCCTGTCGTGCAGATCCCCGCTGACGCCCAGCGCGTCACCGACACCAAACTGTGCACCGCGCTGTCACGGGATGGGGTCAAGGTGGCCACGGTCGAGCATCTGATGTCGGCGTTCGCTGGCCTGGGTATCGACAACGCCTATGTCGAACTGAGCGCCGCCGAAGTGCCGATCATGGATGGCAGCGCCGGCCCGTTCGTGTTCCTGATCCAGTCCGCCGGTATTGCCGAGCAGGCCGCACCCAAGAAGTTCATCCGCATCAAGCGTGAGGTGACGGTCAGCGACGATGGCAAGCAGGCCACCTTTCTGCCGCACAACGGCTTCAAGGTGAGCTTCGCGATCGATTTCGATCATCCGGTGTTCGACCAGCAGAAGCAGACCGCCAGCGTCGACTTTTCCACGACCTCCTTCGTCAAGGAAGTGTCGCGGGCACGTACTTTCGGTTTCATGCGCGATCTCGAGTTCCTGCGCTCGCAGAATCTGGCGCTCGGCGGCAGTCTCGACAACGCTATCGTGGTCGACGACTACCGCATCGTGAATCAGGATGGTCTGCGCTACGAGGACGAATTCGTCAAGCACAAGATGCTCGACGCTATCGGCGACCTCTATCAGCTGGGCTATAGCCTGATCGGCGAGTTCCGTGGCTACAAGTCCGGCCATGGTCTCAACAATCAGCTGTGCCGCGAGCTGCTGGCGCATCCGGAAGCTTTCGAGATCGTGACCTTCGAGGAGGCCGCCGAACCGGCGCCGATCTCCTACGCCGCGCCGGCGATGGCCTGACCAAGCGCCTTGCCGCCGGTAGTTGCAGGCAACAGCTGATACGATTCACGCCGACGCCGACCCCCAGGGGTCGGCGTCGGCGTTTTCGGCTTCATCGTTTTCGAAGCTATTGCGCGTATTCATCCGGTTGGCCGGGGGGGCAGGCAGCGCTGGTCGTCGACGGGAGAGAGCCAGCCTCGTCTGGCCTAGTGTCCGCTGTCACTGCCGTCTTCTGGCTCGGCGTGGGAGGCGAGGCGGGTGAGCGCGCGTCGCAGCGGCGACTCCTCCATGCCCTCAGCAC
This genomic window contains:
- the ftsZ gene encoding cell division protein FtsZ yields the protein MFELVDNAPSSSAVIKVIGVGGGGGNAVNHMVESNIEGVEFICANTDAQALKRVAAKTVLQLGGEITKGLGAGANPEVGRQAAMEDRERIAEMLQGADMVFITAGMGGGTGTGGAPVVAQVAKELGILTVAVVTRPFPFEGPKRMRAAEEGMKALSEYVDSLITIPNEKLLSVLGKNASLLTAFSAANDVLLGAVQGIAELITSPGIINVDFADVRTVMSEMGMAMMGTGAATGENRAREAAEKAIRSPLLEDIDLHGARGILVNITAGPDLSIGEFNDVGATVQEFASQDATIVVGTSIDMEMSDELRVTVVAAGLDAQKEKALPRESAASRPEPTDYRKLQQPAVMRQQAARAEQEAAAAKKQQSQEKRKSAEMDDYLDIPAFLRRQAD
- the lpxC gene encoding UDP-3-O-acyl-N-acetylglucosamine deacetylase → MIKQRTLQNTIRATGVGLHSGEKVYLTLRPAAPNTGIVFVRTDLDPVVQIPADAQRVTDTKLCTALSRDGVKVATVEHLMSAFAGLGIDNAYVELSAAEVPIMDGSAGPFVFLIQSAGIAEQAAPKKFIRIKREVTVSDDGKQATFLPHNGFKVSFAIDFDHPVFDQQKQTASVDFSTTSFVKEVSRARTFGFMRDLEFLRSQNLALGGSLDNAIVVDDYRIVNQDGLRYEDEFVKHKMLDAIGDLYQLGYSLIGEFRGYKSGHGLNNQLCRELLAHPEAFEIVTFEEAAEPAPISYAAPAMA